One Triticum dicoccoides isolate Atlit2015 ecotype Zavitan chromosome 4B, WEW_v2.0, whole genome shotgun sequence genomic window carries:
- the LOC119293426 gene encoding protein BPS1, chloroplastic-like translates to MQIRRSSLSLHLLNSHACMSSMATMRCLRPGGARRRQCPLLNAFCSSLVDGLAHLEATLSAEDDDGGGGSAVSMRWCADAMRLVRRMQRDLLAVFRSADAPADPCGGEDWLEQYMQETAALLDFCNAFKSAVSRMHRYCMVVDFAAQVGCAGAGGVAASLVAESVGAPKETDAPSSPAAAVRAKLSDVKAVVSEAERLGGKIISSSSGSGSMVLVTLVAKITMAVVATSVLHALTHASPPSLLDDDVGVGGAHPRSCTLARAAVPEQLRPWRESLSAINDRVAALPASIAEHESVVTAVRDMMGGKTEGSEDHVELLRTRSGELREGVEMFDCVLDQVFDEVIRGRNEMLGIFRDKLLT, encoded by the coding sequence ATGCAAATACGCAGGTCATCTCTCTCGCTACATCTTCTCAATTCTCATGCATGCATGAGCAGCATGGCGACCATGCGATGCCTCAGGCCAGGCGGCGCTCGCCGCCGGCAGTGCCCTCTCCTCAACGCCTTCTGCTCCTCGCTCGTCGACGGGCTCGCGCACCTGGAGGCCACGCTGTCCGCCGaagatgacgacggcggcggcgggtccgCGGTGTCCATGAGGTGGTGCGCGGACGCCATGCGCCTGGTGAGGCGGATGCAGCGGGACCTGCTGGCCGTCTTCAGGAGCGCCGACGCGCCGGCCGACCCCTGCGGCGGCGAGGACTGGCTGGAGCAGTACATGCAGGAGACGGCGGCGCTGCTGGACTTCTGCAACGCGTTCAAGTCCGCTGTGTCGCGGATGCACCGCTACTGCATGGTGGTGGACTTCGCCGCGCAGGTGGGCTGCGCCGGCGCCGGAGGTGTCGCCGCCTCGCTCGTCGCCGAGAGCGTCGGGGCGCCGAAGGAGACTGACGCGCCGTCGTCACCGGCCGCCGCCGTCCGCGCTAAGCTGTCGGACGTGAAGGCAGTGGTGAGCGAGGCGGAGCGGCTGGGGGGAAAGATCATCTCCAGctccagcggcagcggcagcatggTCCTCGTCACGCTCGTCGCCAAGATCACAATGGCCGTCGTGGCCACCTCCGTGCTCCACGCGCTCACCCACGCCTCACCCCCTTCCCTCCTCGACGACGACGTCGGCGTCGGCGGCGCGCACCCGCGCAGCTGCACGCTCGCCCGCGCCGCCGTCCCAGAGCAGCTGCGTCCGTGGCGCGAGTCGCTGTCGGCGATCAACGACCGTGTGGCGGCGCTGCCGGCGAGCATCGCGGAGCACGAGAGTGTCGTCACGGCGGTGAGGGACATGATGGGCGGCAAGACGGAAGGATCAGAGGATCACGTGGAGCTGCTGAGGACGAGGTCCGGCGAGCTCCGGGAGGGGGTGGAGATGTTCGACTGTGTTCTTGATCAagtctttgatgaggtgatcagggGCAGGAACGAGATGCTGGGGATCTTCAGAGACAAGCTCCTCACATAA
- the LOC119295312 gene encoding uncharacterized protein LOC119295312: MAQYRQSGGGFFDSRGGGAHHPLPDYHRAHPSKPSRIRRPGKPARRRSPAVAAAAAAVLLLAGVFILSRRLSRDPAEIGEDSGGGEGLPEWNRSKNWKELKFGHGGGGRSARDSRYWDQDDRRRDEDYSEDEKEKVFGAGGNTADARGGSEKSVSSDPGIEEKGLTLDTRGGADKEVPELAEGGKGGTLYNEGGRKELEQYEAASMGVVGTGMREVDPDDEYDDGIDDPDDSQMHSAGRKLGDGIHENIGKEESAALERHMKAGGRISDGGDAVNTDQKKASGTGDKKHGSKKKPKRKKSGSTCEMKFLNSTAQLVEPAKNEKFASFKLEYVEIEQKPAGSENWEPRFAGHQTLQEREESYVAHDQQLTCAFVKGPNGSSTGFDISEDDRKYMSKCRIAVSSCIFGNSDRLRTPFGKTITSLSKKTVCFAMFLDEVTLQTLLSEGQKMDNMGFIGVWKIILIKNMPYNDMRRVGKIPKLLAHRLFPSSRFSIWLDSKLRLQTDPILILEYFLWRHGYEYAISNHYDRHCVWEEVAQNKKLNKFNHTIIDQQFEFYQADGLTRFNSSDPHKLLPSYVPEGSFIVREHTPMSNLFSCLWFNEVDRFTPRDQLSFAYTYLKLRRMNPKKSFRLNMFKDCERRSMAKLFHHRSEERHSSGQLTR, from the exons ATGGCGCAGTACAGGCAATCCGGCGGTGGCTTCTTCGACTCCCGTGGCGGCGGGGCCCACCACCCGCTCCCGGACTACCACCGGGCACACCCCTCCAAACCCTCCCGGATCCGCCGCCCCGGCAAACCcgcgcgccgccgctcgccggccgTTGCCGCAGCTGCCGCTGCAGTCCTGCTCCTCGCTGGCGTCTTCATCCTCTCGCGCCGCCTCTCTCGCGACCCCGCAG AGATCGGAGAGGATTCGGGTGGCGGGGAGGGTTTGCCGGAGTGGAACCGGAGCAAGAACTGGAAGGAGCTCAAGTTCGGCCATGGCGGTGGTGGCAGGAGTGCGCGGGATTCCAGGTACTGGGACCAGGACGATCGACGGCGCGACGAAGACTACTCGGAGGACGAGAAGGAGAAGGTCTTCGGTGCAGGTGGAAACACTGCTGATGCTCGTGGTGGCAGTGAGAAAAGCGTGAGCTCTGATCCCGGTATTGAGGAGAAAGGGTTGACCTTGGATACCAGGGGTGGTGCTGACAAGGAGGTTCCAGAGTTGgctgaaggggggaaaggaggcacCTTGTACAATGAGGGTGGCAGGAAAGAGCTGGAGCAGTATGAGGCGGCTTCCATGGGAGTGGTGGGCACGGGGATGAGGGAGGTTGATCcagatgatgagtatgatgatggcATTGATGATCCCGATGATTCTCAGATGCATTCTGCCGGTAGGAAGCTTGGTGATGGTATTCATGAGAACATAGGGAAGGAAGAGAGTGCTGCCTTGGAGAGACACATGAAAGCAGGTGGAAGGATTAGTGATGGCGGTGATGCTGTTAACACGGATCAAAAGAAAGCTTCGGGTACTGGTGATAAGAAACATGGGTCCAAGAAGAAACCAAAGCGTAAAAAGTCTG GTTCAACTTGTGAAATGAAGTTCCTGAACTCCACTGCTCAACTTGTAGAGCCTGCAAAAAATGAAAAATTTGCTAGCTTTAAGTTGGAATATGTAGAGATTGAACAAAAACCAGCTGGATCAGAAAATTGGGAGCCAAGATTTGCTGGCCACCAGACTCTACAGGAAAGGGAGGAGTCATACGTAGCTCATGACCAACAACTGACATGTGCTTTTGTTAAGGGGCCTAATGGATCAAGCACTGGTTTTGATATATCTGAGGATGACAGGAAGTACATGAGCAAATGCCGCATCGCTGTATCTTCCTGCATCTTTGGAAACTCTGATCGTCTGAGGACTCCATTTGGCAAAACA ATTACAAGTCTCTCAAAGAAGACAGTTTGTTTTGCTATGTTTTTGGATGAAGTCACATTGCAAACTTTGCTATCTGAAGGCCAAAAAATGGACAACATGGGTTTCATTGGTGTATGGAAGATCATATTGATTAAGAATATGCCTTATAATGACATGCGGAGGGTTGGGAAAATACCAAAACTTTTGGCGCATCGACTTTTCCCATCGTCAAG ATTCTCGATCTGGCTGGACAGCAAATTGCGACTACAAACAGATCCTATCCTTATCCTAGAATATTTTCTTTGGCGGCATGGTTATGAATATGCTATTTCCAATCACTATGATCGACACTGCGTATGGGAGGAAGTGGCACAAAATAAAAAGCTGAACAAGTTCAATCATACAATAATTGATCAACAGTTTGAGTTTTACCAAGCTGACGGACTGACAAGGTTCAACTCATCGGATCCCCACAAGCTGCTACCAAGCT ATGTCCCTGAAGGTTCTTTCATCGTGAGGGAACACACACCGATGTCCAACTTATTCTCTTGTCTGTGGTTCAATGAGGTTGATCGCTTCACACCTCGTGACCAGCTCAGCTTTGCATATACATACTTGAAGCTTAGAAGAATGAATCCTAAGAAGTCGTTTCGCCTCAATATGTTTAAG GATTGTGAGAGACGATCAATGGCAAAACTATTTCATCATCGATCGGAAGAGAGACATAGCAGTGGACAGCTAACAAGATAA